One segment of Nomia melanderi isolate GNS246 chromosome 10, iyNomMela1, whole genome shotgun sequence DNA contains the following:
- the LOC116428739 gene encoding uncharacterized protein LOC116428739 isoform X1, with product MKSAKNIGTGSLWGELPARETLKQEVITPDIIENIWRQVMEESHNTDCDYQMERQPDYIQLPVGNLHVLNTINFHQQLRMMEEGMVLNNMTTIESQELADVKETQTSFQFLPVQKERTGFKNSSTVHYLTPETTRAILRHAVIVLLAHIGFEKGSDIAIETLTDIADHFLRRMTLLMKVAYEQRDHEFLDIVERVLLETGVGGVAALHDYYQEYVLKFEENMKKKAETMMEKQRQLELNACSSKMVLDEAANKLQFEELDEFGNVYREVPTLQLLDPEMGFPPSLDAGFQMLYSLEQDELNSLEVEEEEVNVSDSPNTGQRSDTSLDKKKS from the exons ATGAAGTCTGCAAAAAATATTGGGACTGGTTCATTATGGGGAGAGCTGCCAGCAAGGGAAACTCTCAAGCAAGAAGTAATCACTCCAGAtatcatagaaaatatttggaGGCAAGTTATGGAAGAGTCACATAACACCGATTGTGATTATCAAATGGAAAGACAACCTGATTACATACA ATTACCCGTGGGAAATCTTCAtgtattaaatactataaatttCCATCAACAGTTACGAATGATG gaagAAGGAATGGTATTGAATAATATGACTACAATTGAGTCACAAGAATTAGCAGATGTGAAAGAAACACAaacttcatttcaatttttacctGTGCAGAAAGAACG AACTGGTTTCAAAAACTCATCCACTGTACATTATCTCACACCAGAAACAACACGTGCTATATTAAGGCATGCTGTTATTGTTCTTCTGGCTCACATTGGATTTGAAAAGGGATCAGATATAGCTATAGAAACGTTAACAGATATCGCTGATCATTTTTTGCGAAGAATGACTCTTTTAATGAAAGTGGCATACGAACAAAGGGATCACGAATTTCTT GATATAGTGGAAAGAGTTTTATTGGAAACTGGCGTTGGTGGTGTAGCTGCTCTTCACGACTACTATCAAGAATACGTCTTAAAGTTTGAAGAAAACATGAAAAAGAAGGCTGAAACAATGATGGAAAAACAGAGGCAACTTGAACTTAATGCTTGTAGTTCTAA GATGGTATTAGATGAAGCAGCAAACAAATTACAGTTTGAAGAACTTGATGAATTCGGTAATGTCTATCGAGAAGTTCCGACGCTTCAATTATTAGATCCTGAAATGGGCTTTCCTCCAAGTCTTGATGCTGGTTTTCAAATGCTATATAGTTTAGAGCAGGATGA aTTAAACAGCCTGGaagtggaagaagaagaagtaaatGTAAGTGATTCTCCGAATACGGGACAACGATCCGACACATCTTTAGACAAAAAAAAGTCTTGA
- the LOC116428739 gene encoding uncharacterized protein LOC116428739 isoform X2, giving the protein MKSAKNIGTGSLWGELPARETLKQEVITPDIIENIWRQVMEESHNTDCDYQMERQPDYIQLPVGNLHVLNTINFHQQLRMMEEGMVLNNMTTIESQELADVKETQTSFQFLPVQKERTGFKNSSTVHYLTPETTRAILRHAVIVLLAHIGFEKGSDIAIETLTDIADHFLRRMTLLMKVAYEQRDHEFLDIVERVLLETGVGGVAALHDYYQEYVLKFEENMKKKAETMMEKQRMVLDEAANKLQFEELDEFGNVYREVPTLQLLDPEMGFPPSLDAGFQMLYSLEQDELNSLEVEEEEVNVSDSPNTGQRSDTSLDKKKS; this is encoded by the exons ATGAAGTCTGCAAAAAATATTGGGACTGGTTCATTATGGGGAGAGCTGCCAGCAAGGGAAACTCTCAAGCAAGAAGTAATCACTCCAGAtatcatagaaaatatttggaGGCAAGTTATGGAAGAGTCACATAACACCGATTGTGATTATCAAATGGAAAGACAACCTGATTACATACA ATTACCCGTGGGAAATCTTCAtgtattaaatactataaatttCCATCAACAGTTACGAATGATG gaagAAGGAATGGTATTGAATAATATGACTACAATTGAGTCACAAGAATTAGCAGATGTGAAAGAAACACAaacttcatttcaatttttacctGTGCAGAAAGAACG AACTGGTTTCAAAAACTCATCCACTGTACATTATCTCACACCAGAAACAACACGTGCTATATTAAGGCATGCTGTTATTGTTCTTCTGGCTCACATTGGATTTGAAAAGGGATCAGATATAGCTATAGAAACGTTAACAGATATCGCTGATCATTTTTTGCGAAGAATGACTCTTTTAATGAAAGTGGCATACGAACAAAGGGATCACGAATTTCTT GATATAGTGGAAAGAGTTTTATTGGAAACTGGCGTTGGTGGTGTAGCTGCTCTTCACGACTACTATCAAGAATACGTCTTAAAGTTTGAAGAAAACATGAAAAAGAAGGCTGAAACAATGATGGAAAAACAGAG GATGGTATTAGATGAAGCAGCAAACAAATTACAGTTTGAAGAACTTGATGAATTCGGTAATGTCTATCGAGAAGTTCCGACGCTTCAATTATTAGATCCTGAAATGGGCTTTCCTCCAAGTCTTGATGCTGGTTTTCAAATGCTATATAGTTTAGAGCAGGATGA aTTAAACAGCCTGGaagtggaagaagaagaagtaaatGTAAGTGATTCTCCGAATACGGGACAACGATCCGACACATCTTTAGACAAAAAAAAGTCTTGA
- the ArfGAP3 gene encoding ADP-ribosylation factor GTPase activating protein 3 isoform X1, which yields MYSTLTIATRPIMLYETVDNTSKMADSTPSKSDIEEIFKKLRAIPTNKTCFDCNAKNPAWASVTYGIFLCIDCSAVHRGLGVHLTFVRSTQLDTNWTWTQLRNMQLGGNANARKFFAQHNCTTTDAQQKYNSRAAMQYREKLAQASTQAMRHYGTKVFLPSPKNKIMLHLDENPASMLEEHNEIDFFKEHENFDLNSNESSTFIEENSVSVTNSVSANDNIEKDNQKVVPEIGSNSLGPTVKLSDSTSSSIPERKSTIGVRKAQIKKPGLGKKTGGLGAQRVKTNFDELEKSVAEASKESQVKDQQETTNKEEQEEISTRLAYQYEQNLNEHAKKVEERAKHLDPTKATQAERLGMGFNTRSGASHSALADMQTITQESSSKTVTTSESRTLDVERSLFISLDEFYEALSVPYISNNSKKSRSEEVVVIAEPEPPKRVGPSNRPNSIKNDNKTTTPESEAQRKFGSAKAISSDQYFQDSKDDGSWERKANLRRFEGSSSISSADYFGTGSSTSTSPTSSLSMRFSDGRSGVVDFDDVRESVRQGVNKVADKISSLANAAVSSLQDRCGI from the exons ATGTATAGTACACTGACTATCGCCACGCGTCCCATAATGCTCTACGAGACCGTTGACAACACGTCAAAAATGGCAGATTCAACACCGAGCAAAAGTGATATTgaggaaattttcaaaaaattgcgAGCCATTCCAACAAATAAG ACATGCTTCGATTGCAATGCAAAAAATCCAGCATGGGCCAGTGTGACATATGGTATTTTCCTTTGTATCGACTGCTCTGCAGTCCATCGAGGACTGGGTGTTCATTTAACATTTGTGCGATCCACTCAACTTGATACAAATTGGACATGGACACAACTAAGAAATATGCAGCTTGGCGGAAATGCAAATGCT AGAAAATTTTTTGCACAACACAATTGTACAACAACTGATGCACAGCAGAAGTACAATTCACGTGCTGCCATGCAGTATAGAGAAAAGTTGGCACAAGCATCTACCCAAGCAATGCGACATTATGGAACTAAG GTTTTTCTTCCTTctccaaaaaataaaataatg TTGCATTTAGATGAAAATCCAGCTTCAATGTTAGAGGAACATAATGAAATTGACTTCTTTAAAGAGCacgaaaattttgatttaaattcaaatgagtCTTCAACGTTTATAGAAGAAAATTCAGTGTCTGTTACTAATTCTGTGTCAGCGAACGATAATATAGAAAAAGATAATCAAAAAGTTGTACCAGAAATAGGATCAAATTCCTTGGGACCCACAGTTAAATTATCTGACTCTACATCAAGTTCAATACCAGAAAGGAAGTCAACTATAGGAGTTAGAAAAGCTCAGATAAAAAAACCTGGT TTAGGAAAGAAAACTGGAGGGTTGGGTGCTCAGAGAGTAAAAACAAATTTCGATGAGTTAGAAAAAAGTGTGGCTGAAGCTAGTAAAGAATCACAAGTAAAGGATCAGCAGGAAACTACAAataaagaagaacaagaagaaatttCCACTCGTCTTGCTTATCAATATGAACAGAATTTGAATGAACATGCTAAAAAAGTAGAGGAAAGAGCAAAACATTTAGATCCAACCAAAGCAACACAAGCAGAGCGTCTTGGTATGGGATTCAACACACGAAG TGGTGCCAGCCATTCTGCACTTGCTGATATGCAGACAATAACACAGGAGTCGTCGTCGAAGACTGTAACCACTTCCGAGTCGCGAACTCTTGATGTGGAACGAAGTCTTTTCATTAGTTTAGATGAATTTTACGAGGCCTTATCAGTCCCATATATTagcaataatagtaaaaaatcTCGAAGCGAAGAAGTTGTTGTAATAGCAGAACCAGAACCACCGAAACGAGTAGGTCCTTCAAACCGACCAAATAGTAttaaaaacgataataaaacaaCAACTCCGGAATCGGAAGCGCAAAGAAAATTCGGTAGTGCCAAGGCTATTAGTTCGGATCAATATTTCCAAGACAGCAAAGATGATGGTTCT tgGGAACGTAAAGCTAATTTACGTCGTTTCGAAGGCTCATCTAGCATTTCATCGGCTGATTATTTTGGCACAGGAAGTTCTACATCAACATCTCCTACGTCTTCTTTGTCAATGCGTTTCAGCGATGGAAGATCCGGGGTTGTGGACTTTGATGATGTAAGAGAAAGTGTACGTCAAGGAGTGAACAAGGTCGCGGATAAAATAAGCTCTCTAGCTAATGCGGCTGTTTCTTCACTACAGGATCGCTGTGGAATTTGA
- the ArfGAP3 gene encoding ADP-ribosylation factor GTPase activating protein 3 isoform X3, with product MYSTLTIATRPIMLYETVDNTSKMADSTPSKSDIEEIFKKLRAIPTNKTCFDCNAKNPAWASVTYGIFLCIDCSAVHRGLGVHLTFVRSTQLDTNWTWTQLRNMQLGGNANARKFFAQHNCTTTDAQQKYNSRAAMQYREKLAQASTQAMRHYGTKVFLPSPKNKIMLHLDENPASMLEEHNEIDFFKEHENFDLNSNESSTFIEENSVSVTNSVSANDNIEKDNQKVVPEIGSNSLGPTVKLSDSTSSSIPERKSTIGVRKAQIKKPGLGKKTGGLGAQRVKTNFDELEKSVAEASKESQVKDQQETTNKEEQEEISTRLAYQYEQNLNEHAKKVEERAKHLDPTKATQAERLGMGFNTRSGASHSALADMQTITQESSSKTVTTSESRTLDVERSLFISLDEFYEALSVPYISNNSKKSRSEEVVVIAEPEPPKRVGPSNRPNSIKNDNKTTTPESEAQRKFGSAKAISSDQYFQDSKDDGSWERKANLRRFEGSSSISSADYFGTGSSTSTSPTSSLSMRFSDGRSGVVDFDDDRCGI from the exons ATGTATAGTACACTGACTATCGCCACGCGTCCCATAATGCTCTACGAGACCGTTGACAACACGTCAAAAATGGCAGATTCAACACCGAGCAAAAGTGATATTgaggaaattttcaaaaaattgcgAGCCATTCCAACAAATAAG ACATGCTTCGATTGCAATGCAAAAAATCCAGCATGGGCCAGTGTGACATATGGTATTTTCCTTTGTATCGACTGCTCTGCAGTCCATCGAGGACTGGGTGTTCATTTAACATTTGTGCGATCCACTCAACTTGATACAAATTGGACATGGACACAACTAAGAAATATGCAGCTTGGCGGAAATGCAAATGCT AGAAAATTTTTTGCACAACACAATTGTACAACAACTGATGCACAGCAGAAGTACAATTCACGTGCTGCCATGCAGTATAGAGAAAAGTTGGCACAAGCATCTACCCAAGCAATGCGACATTATGGAACTAAG GTTTTTCTTCCTTctccaaaaaataaaataatg TTGCATTTAGATGAAAATCCAGCTTCAATGTTAGAGGAACATAATGAAATTGACTTCTTTAAAGAGCacgaaaattttgatttaaattcaaatgagtCTTCAACGTTTATAGAAGAAAATTCAGTGTCTGTTACTAATTCTGTGTCAGCGAACGATAATATAGAAAAAGATAATCAAAAAGTTGTACCAGAAATAGGATCAAATTCCTTGGGACCCACAGTTAAATTATCTGACTCTACATCAAGTTCAATACCAGAAAGGAAGTCAACTATAGGAGTTAGAAAAGCTCAGATAAAAAAACCTGGT TTAGGAAAGAAAACTGGAGGGTTGGGTGCTCAGAGAGTAAAAACAAATTTCGATGAGTTAGAAAAAAGTGTGGCTGAAGCTAGTAAAGAATCACAAGTAAAGGATCAGCAGGAAACTACAAataaagaagaacaagaagaaatttCCACTCGTCTTGCTTATCAATATGAACAGAATTTGAATGAACATGCTAAAAAAGTAGAGGAAAGAGCAAAACATTTAGATCCAACCAAAGCAACACAAGCAGAGCGTCTTGGTATGGGATTCAACACACGAAG TGGTGCCAGCCATTCTGCACTTGCTGATATGCAGACAATAACACAGGAGTCGTCGTCGAAGACTGTAACCACTTCCGAGTCGCGAACTCTTGATGTGGAACGAAGTCTTTTCATTAGTTTAGATGAATTTTACGAGGCCTTATCAGTCCCATATATTagcaataatagtaaaaaatcTCGAAGCGAAGAAGTTGTTGTAATAGCAGAACCAGAACCACCGAAACGAGTAGGTCCTTCAAACCGACCAAATAGTAttaaaaacgataataaaacaaCAACTCCGGAATCGGAAGCGCAAAGAAAATTCGGTAGTGCCAAGGCTATTAGTTCGGATCAATATTTCCAAGACAGCAAAGATGATGGTTCT tgGGAACGTAAAGCTAATTTACGTCGTTTCGAAGGCTCATCTAGCATTTCATCGGCTGATTATTTTGGCACAGGAAGTTCTACATCAACATCTCCTACGTCTTCTTTGTCAATGCGTTTCAGCGATGGAAGATCCGGGGTTGTGGACTTTGATGAT GATCGCTGTGGAATTTGA
- the ArfGAP3 gene encoding ADP-ribosylation factor GTPase activating protein 3 isoform X2, whose amino-acid sequence MYSTLTIATRPIMLYETVDNTSKMADSTPSKSDIEEIFKKLRAIPTNKTCFDCNAKNPAWASVTYGIFLCIDCSAVHRGLGVHLTFVRSTQLDTNWTWTQLRNMQLGGNANARKFFAQHNCTTTDAQQKYNSRAAMQYREKLAQASTQAMRHYGTKLHLDENPASMLEEHNEIDFFKEHENFDLNSNESSTFIEENSVSVTNSVSANDNIEKDNQKVVPEIGSNSLGPTVKLSDSTSSSIPERKSTIGVRKAQIKKPGLGKKTGGLGAQRVKTNFDELEKSVAEASKESQVKDQQETTNKEEQEEISTRLAYQYEQNLNEHAKKVEERAKHLDPTKATQAERLGMGFNTRSGASHSALADMQTITQESSSKTVTTSESRTLDVERSLFISLDEFYEALSVPYISNNSKKSRSEEVVVIAEPEPPKRVGPSNRPNSIKNDNKTTTPESEAQRKFGSAKAISSDQYFQDSKDDGSWERKANLRRFEGSSSISSADYFGTGSSTSTSPTSSLSMRFSDGRSGVVDFDDVRESVRQGVNKVADKISSLANAAVSSLQDRCGI is encoded by the exons ATGTATAGTACACTGACTATCGCCACGCGTCCCATAATGCTCTACGAGACCGTTGACAACACGTCAAAAATGGCAGATTCAACACCGAGCAAAAGTGATATTgaggaaattttcaaaaaattgcgAGCCATTCCAACAAATAAG ACATGCTTCGATTGCAATGCAAAAAATCCAGCATGGGCCAGTGTGACATATGGTATTTTCCTTTGTATCGACTGCTCTGCAGTCCATCGAGGACTGGGTGTTCATTTAACATTTGTGCGATCCACTCAACTTGATACAAATTGGACATGGACACAACTAAGAAATATGCAGCTTGGCGGAAATGCAAATGCT AGAAAATTTTTTGCACAACACAATTGTACAACAACTGATGCACAGCAGAAGTACAATTCACGTGCTGCCATGCAGTATAGAGAAAAGTTGGCACAAGCATCTACCCAAGCAATGCGACATTATGGAACTAAG TTGCATTTAGATGAAAATCCAGCTTCAATGTTAGAGGAACATAATGAAATTGACTTCTTTAAAGAGCacgaaaattttgatttaaattcaaatgagtCTTCAACGTTTATAGAAGAAAATTCAGTGTCTGTTACTAATTCTGTGTCAGCGAACGATAATATAGAAAAAGATAATCAAAAAGTTGTACCAGAAATAGGATCAAATTCCTTGGGACCCACAGTTAAATTATCTGACTCTACATCAAGTTCAATACCAGAAAGGAAGTCAACTATAGGAGTTAGAAAAGCTCAGATAAAAAAACCTGGT TTAGGAAAGAAAACTGGAGGGTTGGGTGCTCAGAGAGTAAAAACAAATTTCGATGAGTTAGAAAAAAGTGTGGCTGAAGCTAGTAAAGAATCACAAGTAAAGGATCAGCAGGAAACTACAAataaagaagaacaagaagaaatttCCACTCGTCTTGCTTATCAATATGAACAGAATTTGAATGAACATGCTAAAAAAGTAGAGGAAAGAGCAAAACATTTAGATCCAACCAAAGCAACACAAGCAGAGCGTCTTGGTATGGGATTCAACACACGAAG TGGTGCCAGCCATTCTGCACTTGCTGATATGCAGACAATAACACAGGAGTCGTCGTCGAAGACTGTAACCACTTCCGAGTCGCGAACTCTTGATGTGGAACGAAGTCTTTTCATTAGTTTAGATGAATTTTACGAGGCCTTATCAGTCCCATATATTagcaataatagtaaaaaatcTCGAAGCGAAGAAGTTGTTGTAATAGCAGAACCAGAACCACCGAAACGAGTAGGTCCTTCAAACCGACCAAATAGTAttaaaaacgataataaaacaaCAACTCCGGAATCGGAAGCGCAAAGAAAATTCGGTAGTGCCAAGGCTATTAGTTCGGATCAATATTTCCAAGACAGCAAAGATGATGGTTCT tgGGAACGTAAAGCTAATTTACGTCGTTTCGAAGGCTCATCTAGCATTTCATCGGCTGATTATTTTGGCACAGGAAGTTCTACATCAACATCTCCTACGTCTTCTTTGTCAATGCGTTTCAGCGATGGAAGATCCGGGGTTGTGGACTTTGATGATGTAAGAGAAAGTGTACGTCAAGGAGTGAACAAGGTCGCGGATAAAATAAGCTCTCTAGCTAATGCGGCTGTTTCTTCACTACAGGATCGCTGTGGAATTTGA